The following coding sequences are from one Tistrella bauzanensis window:
- a CDS encoding DeoR/GlpR family DNA-binding transcription regulator, translating into MYLSPRHAEIIQLAKDKGRILVEDLAGHFGVTPQTIRKDLNDLCERRLLTRIHGGALFPSGVQNMEYEARSLIASDEKLAIGRAAAEIIGDNASLFINIGTTTEAVSRALTGHSGLMVITNNINVANRMRVFPSIEVVIAGGVVRGADGGVVGEAAVDFIRQFRVDFAVIGVSAIDHDGALLDFDFREVKVAQAIIANARHVILVADSTKFERTAPVRIGHLSQVNTFITNHCDLPPIRRICADANVRLIETDSQASML; encoded by the coding sequence ATGTATCTGTCACCACGCCATGCCGAGATCATCCAGCTGGCCAAGGACAAGGGCCGGATCCTGGTCGAAGATCTGGCCGGTCATTTCGGCGTCACGCCACAGACCATCCGCAAGGATCTGAACGATCTGTGCGAACGCCGGCTGCTGACCCGCATCCATGGCGGCGCCCTGTTTCCGTCGGGCGTGCAGAACATGGAATACGAGGCCCGCAGCCTGATCGCCTCGGATGAAAAGCTCGCCATTGGCCGCGCCGCCGCCGAGATCATTGGCGACAACGCCTCGCTGTTCATCAATATCGGCACCACCACCGAGGCGGTCAGCCGGGCGTTGACCGGCCATAGCGGCCTGATGGTGATCACCAACAACATCAACGTCGCCAACCGGATGCGGGTGTTTCCCTCGATCGAGGTGGTGATCGCGGGCGGCGTGGTGCGCGGTGCCGATGGTGGTGTGGTCGGCGAGGCGGCGGTGGATTTCATCCGCCAGTTCCGGGTCGATTTCGCGGTGATCGGCGTGTCGGCGATCGACCATGACGGCGCCCTGCTCGATTTCGACTTCCGCGAGGTGAAGGTGGCGCAGGCGATCATCGCCAATGCCCGTCACGTGATTCTGGTGGCGGATTCGACCAAGTTCGAGCGCACGGCACCGGTGCGCATCGGCCATCTGTCGCAGGTGAATACCTTCATCACCAATCACTGCGACCTGCCGCCGATCCGCCGGATCTGCGCCGATGCCAATGTCCGCCTGATCGAGACCGACAGCCAGGCCAGCATGCTGTAA
- a CDS encoding helix-turn-helix domain-containing protein, with product MATIPVRFARELIARLPLQATARQVLIARAGIPPGLLDVDGPRVAPPAYRRLNRLAVAAGDDEYLGYLARPVPPGTMAQMLRLLAYLPDLDAAATEAARVIGLFDGARPWAVEHDRADGRGRIRLLASRGVQADSLLFAHIQLLGLIHVLGWLAGEAVPVQRVILPAAFAEHAAESRFLFGRAVEHHPGDSAAIVFGPGALARPVIARPDTAGSFARRLIDHTTTPTAPTTTEAALRHLLAATRPFAGLRETEAAARLGLTRSTLARRLAQHDTSFQAIRDELRRDLACALLRRTELSLADIAERLDYSEPSAFQRAFKQWTGQPPATWRQRHR from the coding sequence GTGGCGACGATCCCGGTCCGTTTCGCGCGGGAACTGATCGCCCGCCTGCCGCTGCAGGCAACGGCACGGCAGGTGCTGATTGCCCGCGCCGGCATTCCGCCGGGTCTGCTGGATGTCGACGGGCCGCGCGTGGCCCCGCCGGCCTATCGGCGCCTGAACCGGCTGGCGGTCGCCGCCGGCGACGACGAATATCTGGGCTATCTGGCCCGGCCGGTGCCGCCGGGCACGATGGCGCAGATGCTGCGCCTGCTGGCCTATCTGCCGGATCTGGACGCCGCCGCAACCGAGGCCGCGCGCGTGATCGGCCTGTTCGACGGCGCAAGGCCCTGGGCGGTGGAGCATGACCGGGCGGACGGGCGTGGCCGCATCCGCCTGCTTGCCAGCCGTGGTGTGCAGGCGGACTCGCTGCTCTTCGCCCATATCCAGCTTCTGGGGCTGATCCATGTTCTGGGCTGGCTGGCCGGCGAGGCGGTTCCGGTCCAGCGCGTGATCCTGCCGGCGGCCTTTGCCGAACATGCCGCGGAATCGCGCTTCCTGTTCGGTCGCGCCGTCGAGCATCATCCGGGCGACAGTGCCGCGATCGTGTTCGGTCCGGGCGCCCTGGCCCGACCGGTGATCGCGCGGCCCGATACGGCCGGCAGTTTCGCGCGGCGGCTGATCGACCACACCACCACCCCCACGGCGCCAACCACCACCGAGGCGGCGCTGCGCCATCTTCTGGCCGCCACCCGCCCCTTCGCGGGGCTGCGCGAGACCGAGGCGGCGGCCCGGCTGGGGCTGACCCGCTCGACGCTCGCACGGCGGCTGGCGCAGCACGACACCAGCTTTCAGGCGATCCGCGACGAATTGCGCCGCGACCTCGCCTGCGCGCTGCTCAGGCGCACAGAACTTTCACTCGCAGATATCGCCGAGCGGCTGGATTATTCCGAACCCAGCGCCTTTCAGCGCGCCTTCAAGCAATGGACCGGCCAGCCGCCGGCAACATGGCGGCAGCGCCACCGCTGA
- a CDS encoding phytanoyl-CoA dioxygenase family protein, producing the protein MAPLMLDGLDDYANTGNPRKYHSTAGSQPVPDDTPVDRLWAQLETDGYVILERLFDEQTVQEMRQAVLPWMAPRGGRNPFEGLATRRLYAVIAKTLACNPLVEHPIILALLDRLFEPNYLLSQLQVIDILPGETEQALHFDDSFYSLPRPRPALGAATIMALDDFTPENGATRIIPASHLWADRLPTAEEAASAVPVVMPAGSVVLFTGTLWHGGGGNRSAASRLALTAQYCAPWCRQQENFSLSVPRDVVLQCSEHIRRMLGYSIHAPFMGMVDGMHPKRLLEG; encoded by the coding sequence ATGGCCCCGCTGATGCTCGATGGTCTGGATGACTATGCCAATACCGGCAATCCGCGCAAGTATCACTCGACCGCCGGCAGCCAGCCGGTGCCGGATGACACGCCGGTCGACCGGCTGTGGGCGCAGCTTGAAACCGACGGCTATGTCATTCTGGAGCGGCTGTTCGATGAACAGACGGTGCAGGAGATGCGGCAGGCGGTGCTGCCCTGGATGGCGCCGCGTGGCGGCCGCAATCCGTTCGAGGGGCTGGCGACGCGCCGGCTGTATGCGGTGATCGCCAAGACGCTGGCCTGCAACCCGCTGGTCGAACATCCGATCATTCTGGCGCTTCTGGACCGGCTGTTCGAGCCGAACTATCTGCTGTCGCAATTACAGGTGATCGACATTCTGCCCGGTGAGACCGAACAGGCGCTGCATTTCGACGACAGTTTCTACAGTCTGCCGCGACCGCGTCCGGCGCTGGGTGCCGCCACCATCATGGCGCTCGACGATTTCACGCCCGAAAACGGCGCCACCCGGATCATTCCCGCCAGCCATCTATGGGCCGATCGTCTGCCCACCGCCGAAGAGGCGGCATCGGCGGTGCCAGTGGTGATGCCGGCGGGCTCGGTGGTGCTGTTCACCGGCACGCTGTGGCATGGCGGCGGCGGCAATCGCAGTGCCGCGTCGCGGCTGGCCCTGACCGCCCAGTACTGTGCGCCCTGGTGCCGCCAGCAGGAGAATTTCAGCCTGTCGGTGCCCCGCGATGTGGTGCTGCAATGCAGCGAGCATATCCGGCGCATGCTGGGATATTCCATCCATGCGCCGTTCATGGGCATGGTCGACGGCATGCACCCCAAACGCCTGCTGGAAGGCTGA
- a CDS encoding AraC family transcriptional regulator: MVTAHPTPLIDPVQAATAGGPVVLAVRKVDATARDTGRHVHARGQLVGTIQGLLGVETPAGRFAAPPSHAVWLPPAAPHGLALHGPFDGWSLWVSPDACAALPRSTTMIRVSDLLRAAVLAMAEAGGRDLRRLDRIAAVILDEIAAAPAGGPPPLPLPADQRLLKVARAIIDDPTDDRGLDGWAALAAMSGRSLSRRFPAETGLSLADWRRRVVAMAALERLACGDAVTMVAIDLGYASLSAFIAMIRRETGMTPGQHRATRG; the protein is encoded by the coding sequence ATGGTCACAGCACACCCGACCCCGCTGATCGATCCGGTTCAGGCCGCCACCGCCGGCGGGCCTGTGGTTCTGGCGGTGCGCAAGGTCGATGCCACCGCCCGCGATACCGGCCGGCATGTCCATGCCCGTGGCCAATTGGTCGGCACCATCCAGGGGCTGCTGGGCGTGGAGACGCCGGCCGGGCGCTTTGCGGCACCGCCATCCCATGCCGTCTGGCTGCCGCCCGCGGCGCCACATGGTCTGGCGCTGCACGGGCCGTTCGATGGCTGGAGCCTTTGGGTGTCGCCCGATGCCTGTGCCGCCCTGCCCCGATCGACCACGATGATCCGCGTGAGCGATCTGCTGCGCGCGGCCGTCCTGGCCATGGCGGAAGCCGGGGGCCGGGATCTCCGGCGTCTGGACCGGATCGCCGCCGTCATTCTGGATGAAATCGCCGCGGCACCGGCCGGAGGGCCGCCACCGCTGCCCCTGCCCGCCGATCAACGGTTGCTCAAGGTGGCGCGTGCCATCATCGACGACCCGACCGACGATCGCGGGCTCGACGGCTGGGCCGCGCTCGCGGCAATGTCCGGTCGCAGCCTCAGCCGCCGCTTCCCGGCCGAAACCGGCCTGTCGCTCGCCGACTGGCGGCGGCGGGTGGTGGCGATGGCGGCACTGGAACGGCTGGCCTGCGGCGATGCCGTCACCATGGTCGCGATCGATCTGGGCTATGCCTCGCTCAGTGCCTTCATCGCCATGATCCGCCGCGAAACCGGCATGACGCCGGGGCAACACCGCGCCACACGCGGCTGA
- a CDS encoding B3/B4 domain-containing protein encodes MPQQIPPVRPRIDPAVMALAPDFHGRGITALLTGPAVADAGSQAAAALDAACDLVRAGGPDWAEAHIAAWRDAFRGFGAKPARTPSSAEALRKRVLRDGRLPSVNPIVDLYNAVSLRHAVPVGGENLDAYQGVPRLIRAAGTEIFDMMKDGAPATETPEPGEVVWCDDAGVTCRRWNWRQGVRTRLEPGVTRMWFILEALGAMPPAALTAAADDLATGIARLWPGAVVIVEPVITGGAVPEAG; translated from the coding sequence ATGCCCCAGCAGATCCCCCCGGTCCGGCCCCGGATCGACCCCGCCGTGATGGCGCTTGCGCCCGATTTTCATGGCCGCGGCATCACCGCCCTGCTGACCGGCCCGGCCGTGGCCGATGCCGGGTCGCAGGCGGCGGCAGCGCTGGATGCCGCCTGCGATCTGGTCCGCGCCGGCGGGCCGGACTGGGCCGAGGCCCATATCGCCGCCTGGCGCGACGCCTTTCGCGGCTTCGGCGCCAAGCCGGCGCGGACGCCATCATCGGCGGAGGCCTTGCGCAAGCGGGTGCTGCGCGATGGCAGGTTGCCATCGGTCAACCCGATCGTCGATCTGTACAATGCCGTCAGCCTGCGCCATGCCGTGCCGGTGGGCGGCGAGAACCTGGATGCCTATCAGGGCGTGCCACGGCTGATTCGCGCCGCCGGCACCGAGATCTTCGACATGATGAAGGATGGCGCCCCCGCCACCGAGACGCCGGAGCCGGGCGAGGTGGTGTGGTGCGACGACGCCGGCGTCACCTGCCGGCGCTGGAACTGGCGCCAGGGCGTCCGCACCCGGCTGGAGCCGGGCGTGACGCGGATGTGGTTCATCCTGGAGGCCCTGGGTGCCATGCCGCCCGCGGCGCTGACCGCCGCCGCCGACGATCTGGCCACCGGCATCGCCCGGTTGTGGCCGGGTGCGGTGGTGATTGTCGAGCCGGTCATCACCGGGGGTGCCGTGCCGGAAGCCGGCTGA
- a CDS encoding cation:proton antiporter, producing the protein MQDLVLTAAIVLSLGITAQWLAWRFKIPAIVLLAVGGILAGPVTGILDPHAQLGDMLEPLVAVAVAIILFEGGISLDLRELRGTASGVRRLTLVGAPVGWLAGTIAAHYVAGLSWPTAAVLGGILVVTGPTVIAPLLRQAKLDRKPAITLKWEGIVNDPLGALFAVLAYEYAIAAGPDDIGLVPALGQVALGAVLAAAVGLAAGTAIAWAFRRGHVPEFLKAPLMIGAVLACFAGTNAFVEETGLIAVTVLGVTLGNSKVAALEELRRIKEVLATILVSGVFVLLTATLNAETLAALNWRHAAYVVAVLVIVRPVTVLASLIGTGVPWSNRALLAWIAPRGIVAVAITGLFGERLVAAGYEDGALLVPLGFAVVLSTVTLHGFSLRPLAPLLKLTSDAPPGFLLVGAGAWTTALAHALVKAKVPVVLADRSWARLRAARHEGLPVYHGEVLSDATEIHLDLASTSHVIAATDNDAYNTLICNHFGPDIGRSAMFQVAPQTQPVTDRHSLALGGVVPLAMAAGIDELDRRQLAGWRFSRTRISEDFTEEDYRRQRPAGSETVLVIPARGRMQMPEETGDIAFHAGDTIIAFGPPAGAPADIDTDTDTDTSEADAEN; encoded by the coding sequence ATGCAGGATCTGGTACTGACCGCCGCCATCGTGCTGTCGCTGGGCATCACCGCCCAGTGGCTGGCCTGGCGCTTCAAGATTCCGGCGATCGTGCTGCTGGCGGTGGGCGGCATCCTGGCCGGGCCGGTCACAGGCATACTCGATCCGCATGCCCAGCTTGGCGACATGCTGGAGCCGCTGGTGGCGGTGGCGGTGGCGATCATCCTGTTCGAAGGCGGCATCAGCCTCGATCTGCGGGAATTGCGCGGCACGGCGTCGGGCGTGCGCCGGCTGACCCTGGTCGGCGCGCCGGTGGGCTGGCTTGCCGGCACCATCGCCGCCCATTATGTGGCGGGGCTGTCCTGGCCGACCGCGGCCGTGCTTGGCGGCATTCTGGTGGTGACGGGGCCAACCGTGATAGCACCCCTGCTGCGGCAGGCGAAGCTGGATCGCAAGCCCGCCATCACCCTGAAATGGGAAGGTATCGTCAACGATCCGCTGGGCGCGCTGTTCGCGGTTCTGGCCTATGAATACGCCATCGCCGCCGGCCCCGACGATATCGGTCTGGTCCCGGCGCTGGGGCAGGTGGCGCTGGGCGCGGTGCTGGCCGCTGCCGTGGGGTTGGCGGCAGGCACCGCCATCGCCTGGGCGTTCCGGCGCGGTCATGTACCGGAATTCCTGAAGGCGCCGTTGATGATCGGCGCGGTGCTCGCCTGCTTTGCCGGCACCAATGCCTTCGTCGAGGAAACCGGGCTGATCGCGGTGACCGTGCTGGGCGTGACCCTGGGTAATTCGAAGGTGGCGGCGCTTGAGGAGCTGCGCCGGATCAAGGAGGTGCTGGCGACGATCCTGGTCTCGGGCGTGTTCGTTCTGTTGACCGCCACGCTGAATGCCGAAACCCTGGCGGCGTTGAACTGGCGCCACGCGGCCTATGTGGTCGCCGTGCTGGTGATCGTGCGGCCGGTGACGGTGCTGGCCAGTCTGATCGGCACAGGGGTGCCGTGGTCGAACCGCGCGCTGCTGGCCTGGATCGCACCGCGCGGCATCGTCGCGGTGGCGATCACCGGCCTGTTCGGCGAACGGCTGGTGGCCGCCGGATACGAGGATGGCGCCCTGCTGGTGCCGCTGGGCTTCGCGGTGGTGCTGAGCACGGTCACCCTTCACGGCTTCAGTCTGCGGCCGCTGGCCCCGCTGCTGAAACTGACCAGCGATGCCCCGCCGGGCTTCTTGTTGGTTGGCGCCGGCGCCTGGACCACGGCCCTTGCCCACGCGCTGGTCAAGGCGAAGGTGCCAGTGGTGCTGGCCGACCGATCCTGGGCGCGCCTGCGCGCGGCCCGCCATGAGGGCCTGCCGGTCTATCACGGCGAGGTTCTGTCGGATGCGACCGAGATCCATCTGGATCTGGCCTCGACCAGCCATGTCATCGCCGCCACCGACAATGACGCCTATAACACCCTGATCTGCAATCACTTCGGCCCGGATATCGGCCGCAGTGCCATGTTTCAGGTGGCACCCCAGACCCAGCCGGTCACCGATCGCCACAGCCTTGCCCTGGGCGGTGTGGTGCCGCTGGCGATGGCCGCCGGCATCGACGAACTCGACCGGCGCCAGTTGGCCGGCTGGCGGTTCAGCCGCACCCGCATCTCCGAGGATTTCACCGAGGAAGACTATCGCCGCCAGCGCCCGGCGGGCAGCGAGACCGTGCTGGTCATCCCCGCCCGTGGCCGGATGCAGATGCCCGAGGAAACCGGCGACATCGCCTTTCATGCCGGCGATACGATCATCGCCTTCGGCCCGCCGGCCGGCGCCCCCGCCGATATCGATACCGATACCGATACAGACACCTCCGAAGCAGATGCCGAGAATTGA